The Lycium barbarum isolate Lr01 chromosome 12, ASM1917538v2, whole genome shotgun sequence genome includes a region encoding these proteins:
- the LOC132622947 gene encoding uncharacterized protein LOC132622947: MCFTFAWAGWEGAAHDSRIFAEALRREELNFPHPRGNKYYLIDAGYSHMKGYMAPYKGNNVRYHLAEFRRGATRQLREPTGRIEKFNYLHSSCRNVVERTFGVWKARWSILRDMPYYHIDTQRDIVLATMAIHNYIRKKCNVDDAFQTAENESYIPLVDSNDIGTTSRANNVDVEDVGEQNDVYWMGFRDMIASHICNA; the protein is encoded by the coding sequence ATGTGTTTTACATTTGCATGGGCTGGATGGGAAGGAGCAGCTCACGATAGTCGTATATTTGCCGAGGCCCTTCGTAGAGAAGAGCTCAACTTTCCACATCCACGCGGAAACAAATATTATCTAATTGATGCAGGATATTCACACATGAAAGGATACATGGCTCCATACAAAGGAAATAATGTAAGATATCACCTAGCTGAATTTCGCCGCGGTGCAACTCGACAATTGCGAGAGCCAACAGGACGCATTGAGAAATTTAACTATTTACATTCTTCTTGTAGAAATGTAGTAGAGCGCACATTTGGCGTTTGGAAAGCAAGATGGTCTATTTTGAGAGACATGCCATACTATCACATTGACACACAAAGGGACATCGTGCTTGCTACTATGGCCATTCACAATTATATTAGAAAGAAATGCAATGTGGATGATGCATTCCAAACAGCCGAGAATGAGAGCTATATTCCATTGGTTGATTCTAATGATATTGGCACAACTTCAAGAGCTAACAATGTAGATGTCGAAGATGTAGGAGAACAAAATGATGTCTATTGGATGGGGTTTCGTGATATGATTGCTAGTCACATTTGTAATGCTTGA
- the LOC132622278 gene encoding uncharacterized protein LOC132622278 codes for MKGQAEPKNEGEGTKGVSLEELKKKMADFAKERDRDQFHSPRNLLLALVGEVGELFEIFQWKGEVPRGLPDWEEKEKQHLGEELSDVLLYLVRLSDICGIDLGKAALRKLEINAINYPVSLCKGSSKKLTLWSKSTTTRSSTNINIGNDSANGVTDDELERQKREEAERMEMQKREEAERMEMQKREEAERMEMRKRVEAVRMEMRKRADGDSEESRS; via the coding sequence atgaagggaCAGGCAGAGCCAAAGAATGAAGGAGAAGGAACAAAAGGGGTGAGTCTTGAAGAGCTGAAGAAGAAAATGGCTGATTTTGCCAAAGAAAGAGACCGGGATCAGTTCCATAGCCCAAGAAATCTCCTTTTAGCACTGGTGGGTGAAGTGGGAGAATTGTTTGAAATCTTTCAGTGGAAAGGTGAGGTGCCAAGAGGGCTACCAGATTGGGAAGAGAAAGAGAAGCAACATTTAGGTGAGGAGCTATCAGATGTATTGCTTTATCTTGTCAGGCTTTCAGATATATGTGGCATTGATCTTGGTAAAGCTGCACTGAGAAAACTGGAGATAAATGCCATTAACTACCCTGTTAGCCTTTGCAAAGGTTCATCCAAAAAGCTTACTCTTTGGAGCAAAAGTACAACAACAAGAAGCTCCACCAACATCAATATCGGCAATGACAGTGCAAATGGTGTGACTGATGATGAGCTGGAGAGGCAGAAGAGAGAAGAAGCTGAGCGGATGGAGATGCAGAAGAGAGAAGAAGCTGAGCGGATGGAGATGCAGAAGAGAGAAGAAGCTGAGCGGATGGAGATGCGGAAGAGAGTGGAAGCTGTGCGGATGGAGATGCGGAAGAGAGCAGATGGAGATTCGGAAGAGAGCAGAAGCTGA
- the LOC132622277 gene encoding BTB/POZ domain-containing protein SR1IP1 — protein MVDVDLDSDGIEQPSAVNNMSTKKKELLSSAMKRTSEWIFSQEVESDITVNAGGTSFTLHKFPLVSKSGYIRKLVSEFNDADVSTIEIPDIPGGADAFELAAKFCYGINFEISTENIALLRCAAEYLEMTEEYAVGNLVGRTESYLNEVAIKSLAGAVSILHASENLLPIAEKAKLVSRCIDAIAYIACKDNQFCTLGRAEAGINGLNSSNPKPIVDWWAEDLTVLRIDFFQRVLIAMMGRGFKQYALGPILMLYAQKSLRGLEVFGKGRKKIEPKQEHEKRVVLETIVSLLPREKNSLSVSFLSMLLRAAIYLETTIACRLDLEKRMALQLGQAVLDDLLIPSYSFTGDTLFDVETVQRILMNFLDYEMEGNRLGDEEYHHISPSLSEMERVGKLMENYLAEIASDRNLSVTKFINLAEVIPEQAKITEDGMYRAIDIYLKAHPALSDMERKKVCSVMDCQKLSREACAHAAQNDRLPVQTVVQVLYYEQQRLREVMDGTQLVATEPPALVPSKANHQLSTDIRPVSEEVSSLKRENQELKFELLKMKMRLKEIEKPNSNSNKSATSSPLSITPPSADKPPLPRKSNFMKKLGRFIRADGLITPSKARNKPPKDRRHSIS, from the exons ATGGTGGATGTTGATCTTGATTCAGATGGGATTGAACAACCCTCTGCTGTTAACAACATGTCCACTAAAAAGAAGGAGCTTCTTTCCTCCGCTATGAAGAGGACCTCTGAATG GATTTTCTCCCAAGAGGTTGAAAGTGATATAACTGTCAATGCAGGAGGAACTTCCTTTACACTACACAAG TTCCCATTAGTTTCAAAGAGTGGATACATAAGGAAGTTGGTCTCAGAATTCAATGATGCTGATGTTTCTACGATCGAAATCCCTGATATACCTGGTGGAGCAGATGCATTTGAACTCGCAGCAAAGTTTTGTTATGGAATAAATTTCGAGATAAGCACCGAAAACATTGCCTTGCTGAGATGTGCGGCGGAATATCTTGAGATGACAGAAGAATATGCAGTTGGAAATTTGGTGGGAAGAACTGAGTCCTACTTAAATGAAGTAGCAATTAAGAGCCTCGCTGGTGCAGTTTCAATTTTGCATGCCTCCGAAAACCTTCTTCCAATTGCAGAGAAAGCAAAATTGGTGAGCCGATGCATAGACGCAATTGCATATATAGCCTGCAAGGATAACCAATTCTGCACATTGGGTAGAGCAGAAGCTGGTATCAACGGATTGAATTCCTCCAACCCGAAGCCTATAGTTGATTGGTGGGCTGAGGATTTAACTGTCCTTAGAATTGATTTTTTCCAAAGGGTTCTAATTGCAATGATGGGAAGGGGATTCAAGCAGTATGCACTTGGACCAATATTAATGCTCTATGCACAGAAGTCTCTTCGAGGTTTG GAAGTATTTGGAAAGGGAAGGAAAAAGATTGAACCGAAACAAGAACATGAAAAGAGGGTTGTTTTAGAAACCATCGTTAGCCTTCTGCCAAGGGAGAAAAATTCATTGTCGGTTAGCTTTCTGTCAATGCTGCTCCGAGCTGCAATATATCTAGAAACCACGATTGCTTGCAGGCTGGACTTGGAGAAGAGGATGGCGTTGCAGCTTGGACAGGCTGTATTAGATGATTTGTTAATTCCTTCATATTCCTTCACAGGGGACACATTGTTTGATGTTGAAACCGTGCAGCGAATTCTGATGAATTTCCTTGACTATGAAATGGAGGGAAATCGATTGGGAGATGAAGAGTATCATCACATATCTCCTTCATTAAGCGAGATGGAGCGGGTTGGGAAACTTATGGAAAATTACCTTGCTGAAATAGCCTCTGATCGTAATCTATCCGTTACAAAATTCATTAACCTTGCTGAAGTCATCCCAGAGCAAGCAAAGATCACTGAAGATGGGATGTATAGGGCCATTGACATTTATTTGAAG GCACATCCTGCTCTTAGCGACATGGAAAGAAAAAAGGTTTGCAGCGTTATGGACTGTCAAAAGCTATCTAGAGAAGCTTGTGCTCATGCTGCTCAAAATGATAGGCTCCCTGTTCAGACAGTTGTGCAAGTACTTTACTACGAGCAGCAACGCCTTCGCGAGGTCATGGATGGGACCCAGCTTGTAGCAACTGAACCTCCTGCTCTTGTTCCTTCCAAAGCGAATCATCAGTTATCTACTGACATCCGCCCTGTTTCAGAGGAGGTCTCGAGTCTAAAACGAGAAAATCAGGAGCTGAAATTTGAGCTGCTGAAAATGAAAATGAGGTTGAAAGAAATTGAAAAGCCTAATTCAAATTCAAACAAATCAGCTACTAGCAGCCCTTTGTCCATCACTCCTCCATCTGCTGATAAACCTCCTCTTCCAAGAAAATCTAATTTCATGAAAAAGCTCGGAAGGTTTATTCGAGCTGATGGACTGATCACACCAAGCAAAGCACGTAATAAACCGCCTAAAGATAGGCGTCATTCCATATCGTGA